A single genomic interval of Malania oleifera isolate guangnan ecotype guangnan chromosome 11, ASM2987363v1, whole genome shotgun sequence harbors:
- the LOC131167426 gene encoding uncharacterized protein LOC131167426, with product MKRQESSKPPSSSRGSRHSSKFQSYTPLNVPRSNVLKHIREKGYVSWSEPMQTPSYKRNMSKYCQFHRDHGLDTEECIHLKNEIEALIKKGHLSEFVKKGDHRRETREQKKPEVEEKENGGDSGGAQKRYAKQVLLAEERKSNGKKHKQDDTITFNEEDEEGVQQSHGDALVVSLLVTHYKVRWVLIDNGSLANIIFWSVLQEMKIGKERLKSISTPLVGFGGDVVHPMGMITLLVTMGTSPQQITLMEDFLVVNRL from the exons ATGAAAAGACAGGAGAGCAGCAAGCCACCCAGTAGCTCTAGGGGATCGAGACATAGTAGTAAGTTTCAATCTTATACTCCTTTAAACGTGCCTCGCTCTAATGTGCTAAAGCATATACGAGAAAAGGGATATGTTTCGTGGTCTGAGCCTATGCAAACACCCTCATATAAGCGAAATATGTCAAAGTATTGCCAGTTCCACAGGGATCACGGGCTTGATACTGAGGAATGCATTCACCTTAAAAATGAGATCGAGGCCCTGATAAAAAAGGGGCACCTTTCAGAATTCGTGAAAAAAGGGGATCACCGAAGGGAAACTCGTGAACAGAAAAAGCCTGAGGTAGAAGAGAAGGAAAA CGGTGGAGACAGCGGGGGTGCCCAGAAGAGGTATGCCAAACAAGTACTTTTAGCAGAGGAAAGGAAGTCGAACGGTAAGAAACATAAGCAAGATGACACTATCACCTTCAATGAAGAAGATGAGGAAGGAGTGCAACAATCTCATGGTGATGCCCTAGTGGTGTCACTACTAGTGACCCACTACAAGGTGAGGTGGGTGCTGATAGACAATGGGAGCTTGGCCAACATTATATTTTGGTCGGTGCTCCAAGAGATGAAGATAGGTAAGGAACGACTAAAATCCATCTCCACCCCGTTGGTTGGATTCGGAGGAGATGTTGTACATCCAATGGGTATGATAACACTCCTAGTGACAATGGGGACGTCCCCACAACAAATCACTTTGATGGAGGACTTCCTAGTGGTCAACCGGCTGTAG